Proteins from a single region of Balaenoptera acutorostrata chromosome 16, mBalAcu1.1, whole genome shotgun sequence:
- the LOC102999864 gene encoding LOW QUALITY PROTEIN: talanin (The sequence of the model RefSeq protein was modified relative to this genomic sequence to represent the inferred CDS: deleted 1 base in 1 codon), translating into MGRKKEKEKGVPESNKSDCTDHRDNLLCFAPDSPVKQDNGSMGGSGPILRGELTSTTGITYLTQGTSEVTNTLCLCLKLWPMPGCWNIDRNQADINPCPHGAKLQLEEINNGKGRGRGMCVGEWANHLKKPLMEESPLWKGHLPSHHLHPVERKTQAWYWQSGSSSELKPPNQHPPRPTAPLPPPLPTGSNHDMVLRALAEVCCGLSELITAPSYAGVSIQGHFWFLLSSRLRTRSIQV; encoded by the exons atgggaaggaaaaaggagaaggagaagggggttCCGGAGTCCAACAAGTCAGACTGCACGGACCACAGGGACAACCTGCTCTGTTTTGCACCAGACTCCCCTGTAAAACAGGATAATG GGTCCATGGGTGGCAGTGGGCCAATCCTTAGAGGAGAGCTCACCAGCACCACGGGCATCACATATTTGACACAAGGGACCTCTGAAGTCACGAACACATTATGCCTGTGTTTAAAGCTGTGGCCCATG CCTGGATGCTGGAATATAGACAGGAATCAAGCAGACAtaaatccttgccctcatggagctaaGCTTCAGCTAGAGGAGATAAACaatgggaaggggagagggagaggcatGTGTGTTGGGGAGTGG GCAAACCATCTTAAGAAGCCGCTGATGGAAGAGTCTCCCCTTTGGAAAGGCCATCTCCCCTCCCATCATCTCCATCCCGTAGAGAGGAAAACCCAGGCTTGGTATTGGCAGTCAGGTAGTTCATCAGAACTGAAACCACCTAACCAgcatcccccccgccccaccgcTCCTCTCCCGCCCCCCTTGCCGACTGGAAGCAACCATGAC ATGGTGCTCAGAGCCCTTGCAGAGGTGTGCTGTGGTCTCTCTGAGCTCATCACGGCACCTTCCTATGCAGGAGTTTCAATTCAAGGTCATTTTTGGTTCCTTTTAAGTAGCAGACTCAGAACCAGATCTATTCAAGTGTAG